The following are encoded in a window of Castanea sativa cultivar Marrone di Chiusa Pesio chromosome 5, ASM4071231v1 genomic DNA:
- the LOC142636212 gene encoding TMV resistance protein N-like, with protein MSSISSQKTSSSSSFSSSIPQWKYDVFLSFRGEDTRTSFTDHLYVALKQRGVVTFRDEENLEIGKSISPELLKAIKESRFAIVILSRNFASSTWCLDELTTIIGCLKEKTTTILPIFYDVDPSDVRKQAGTFAQAFSKHEERFKDDIEKVQTWKAALEEVANLKGWHLLDRSEAQLIQDIVGELWHKLNYEFFEDTKDLVGIECRVKELKSCLAIGSNDVRIIGVWGMGGIGKTTLARVVFRMVSREFGGCCFLHNVREVCEKEGLLPLQQQLIRKILNESIQDVDEGDFVIKNRLRHKRILLVLDDVSQLDQLEKLVGKHNWFGSGSRVIITTRDKHLLDTHEVDEICVVETLSNDEALHLLSLKAFKKDRPPEDYLQLSKDAVQYTKGLPLAIEILGSSLFNRDNNQWKSTLSRLKKFPERAIFEALKISYDGLDETEKKIFLYIACFFNHEYKTNVVRKLDYLDLYPDIGLVVLVEKSLIKMNDVGVWMHDLVQDMGRKIVHEKCPEEPGKRSILWSFEDINSVLTKNTGTEAIQGIVLKLIKSKEAYWNPESFSKMHHLKLLTIDNVQLLHEPKHLPIGLRFLEWRGYPSKSLPLNFQSNDLVELHMCCSYIEQLWKGAKSFEKLKIIQMNWSTNLKETLDLIRVPNLKEMALEDCLNLRKIHSSTWVHNRLTLLNLKGCVNVKTLPSKFEMESLEVLILSGCSKLKKIPEFGENMQRVLKLYLGGTAITKLPTSIGHLTGLVLLNLRDCKSLTCLPSNIFNLKLLKDVNISGCSKLERLPENVGNAESVEELDVSGTAIREVSSSIGLLKNLKVLSFNECKGLSSFNSTSWYDLLPFSSRPKIANPAGLSSLSGLCSLTKLNLQGCNLKEIPNDIGCLFSLEEIDLSGNSFVCLPDSISQLCKLKWITLKNCTSLRSLPNLPIDMIQISGEGCTSLETVRDLQKPNSFCKGELYLFNCRKLADNQDFIDIFLAVIRKHHQGLSRHGIYDYEMYNWRYDMIIPGSVIPKWFIHQSIGAEVNIKEPSSHLCDDWMGIAACVVFSSLKFLRSCQFIANGKVMSSEAGCGLMPELLSLDGLLSYHIWLFYLLPQYFEEEDIKLLNECEANELTQIGIKIETDDSSTGVKKCGFRMVYKKDIEELNRTMAQSSNTSIIPYKDLDVLHHNFDNSTVVVEGEKAKRICVDYEGARPNGEGSSNDAPHSKRIERLHGDSDCEEYFECGEEIND; from the exons ATGTCTTCCATTAGCTCTCAAAAGACCTCCTCTTCGTcatcattttcatcttcaatacCTCAGTGGAAATATGATGTCTTTCTTAGTTTTAGAGGTGAGGACACTCGTACTAGTTTTACGGACCATCTATATGTTGCTTTGAAACAAAGGGGTGTAGTTACCTTTAGGGACGAGGAAAATCTTGAGATAGGAAAATCTATTTCACCGGAGCTCTTGAAAGCAATAAAAGAATCCAGATTTGCAATTGTCATTCTCTCAAGAAACTTTGCGTCATCAACATGGTGCTTGGATGAACTTACAACGATAATTGGATGCCTAAAAGAGAAGACCACGACTATTTTGCCAATTTTTTATGATGTGGACCCATCTGATGTACGAAAACAAGCAGGCACCTTTGCCCAAGCCTTCTCTAAACATGAAGAACGTTTCAAGGACGACATAGAGAAAGTGCAAACATGGAAAGCTGCTTTAGAAGAAGTGGCAAATCTCAAAGGGTGGCACCTACTAGATAG GTCCGAGGCACAACTTATCCAAGATATTGTGGGAGAGTTATGGCATAAACTGAATTATGAATTCTTTGAAGATACTAAAGACCTTGTAGGAATAGAATGTCGAGTGAAGGAATTGAAATCATGTTTGGCTATAGGGTCTAATGATGTTCGCATAATAGGGGTTTGGGGGATGGGGGGAATAGGTAAAACAACTCTTGCTAGAGTAGTTTTTCGAATGGTTTCAAGGGAGTTTGGTGGTTGTTGCTTTCTCCATAATGTTAGGGAGGTTTGTGAAAAAGAAGGATTACTTCCATTGCAACAACAacttattagaaaaatattaaacgAAAGTATACAAGATGTTGATGAGGGAGATTTCGTGATCAAAAATAGATTACGTCATAAAAGAATTCTTCTCGTTCTTGATGATGTAAGCCAATTAGACCAGTTGGAAAAGTTAGTTGGGAAGCATAATTGGTTTGGTTCTGGTAGTAGAGTTATCATTACAACAAGGGACAAGCATTTACTAGATACACATGAAGTAGATGAAATATGCGTAGTTGAAACATTGAGCAATGATGAAGCTCTTCATCTTTTGAGTTTGAAAGCTTTTAAAAAAGACCGCCCCCCTGAAGATTATCTACAGCTATCCAAAGATGCCGTACAATATACTAAAGGCCTTCCTTTAGCTATTGAGATTTTGGGTTCCTCTTTGTTCAATAGAGACAACAATCAATGGAAGAGTACATTGTCTAGGCTTAAAAAATTTCCAGAACGTGCAATTTTCGAAGCACTTAAAATAAGTTATGATGGACTAGACgaaacagagaaaaaaatattcttgtatattgcatgtttctttaaTCATGAGTACAAAACTAATGTAGTGAGGAAACTAGATTATCTTGACCTTTACCCTGATATTGGATTAGTGGTTCTAGTTGAGAAATCTCTCATAAAAATGAATGATGTTGGAGTGTGGATGCATGATTTAGTACAAGACATGGGCAGGAAAATAGTTCATGAAAAGTGCCCTGAAGAGCCTGGAAAGCGTAGCATTTTGTGGTCATTTGAAGACATTAATAGtgtactaacaaaaaatacG GGAACAGAAGCAATTCAAGGCATAGTCCTAAAGTTGATTAAATCAAAAGAGGCATattggaatcctgaatccttcTCCAAGATGCATCATCTTAAATTGCTCACAATTGATAATGTTCAACTTCTCCATGAACCCAAACATCTTCCTATTGGCTTAAGATTTCTTGAGTGGAGGGGATACCCTTCAAAATCTTTGCCATTAAATTTCCAATCAAATGATCTTGTTGAACTTCACATGTGTTGTAGCTACATTGAACAACTTTGGAAAGGAGCAAAG TCTTTTGAGAAGTTGAAAATCATCCAAATGAATTGGTCTACAAACCTTAAAGAAACCCTTGATTTGATCAGAGTCCCAAATCTTAAGGAAATGGCTCTTGAAGATTGTTTAAATTTACGTAAGATTCACTCTTCAACTTGGGTTCATAATAGGCTTACTCTTCTCAATCTAAAAGGCTGTGTAAATGTCAAAACTCTTCCAAGCAAGTTCGAAATGGAGTCTCTTGAGGTTCTTATTCTTTCTGGTTgctcaaaactaaaaaagatTCCAGAATTTGGAGAAAACATGCAACGCGTATTAAAGCTTTATTTGGGTGGAACTGCTATTACTAAATTACCCACATCAATCGGGCATTTGACCGGccttgttttattaaatttaagagaTTGCAAAAGTCTTACGTGTCTACCAAGcaacatttttaatttgaagttgCTTAAAGATGTGAATATTTCGGGATGCTCAAAACTTGAGAGACTGCCAGAGAATGTGGGGAACGCTGAAAGTGTAGAGGAGCTGGATGTGAGTGGAACTGCTATAAGAGAGGTGTCTTCTTCCATTGGTCTTCTAAAAAATCTTAAAGTGCTATCTTTCAATGAATGTAAGGGGTTATCATCATTTAACTCTACATCTTGGTATGATCTCCTCCCTTTTTCTTCAAGGCCAAAAATTGCAAATCCCGCGGGGTTGTCCTCTCTATCGGGTTTGTGTTCTTTAACTAAATTGAATCTACAAGGCTGCAATCTCAAGGAAATCCCTAATGATATTGGTTGCTTATTCTCTTTAGAAGAAATAGATTTAAGTGGGAATAGTTTTGTTTGCCTTCCTGATAGCATCAGTCAACTATGTAAGTTGAAATGGATAACTTTGAAGAATTGCACGAGTCTTCGATCATTGCCAAATCTTCCAATAGATATGATACAAATTTCGGGAGAAGGTTGTACCTCACTGGAAACGGTACGAGATCTCCAAAAACCTAATTCTTTTTGTAAGGGAGAGCTTTATCTTTTCAATTGTCGTAAACTGGCTGACAATCAAGATTTCATTGACATTTTTTTGGCAGTAATAAGAAAGCACcatcag gGACTCTCTCGTCACGGtatatatgattatgaaatGTACAATTGGAGATATGATATGATTATTCCTGGAAGTGTAATACCGAAGTGGTTTATTCATCAAAGTATTGGGGCTGAAGTGAATATAAAAGAACCTTCTTCTCATTTGTGTGATGACTGGATGGGGATTGCTGCTTGCGttgtattttcttctcttaaaTTTTTACGATCTTGTCAGTTCATAGCAAATGGAAAAGTAATGTCTTCTGAAGCAGGCTGTGGTTTAATGCCTGAATTATTATCATTAGATGGTTTATTATCATATCATATTTGGCTATTTTATTTGCTTCCTCAGTACTTCGAGGAGGAGGACATAAAATTACTGAACGAATGTGAAGCAAATGAATTGACTCAGATTGGCATTAAAATTGAAACTGATGATTCAAGCACGGGTGTGAAGAAATGTGGGTTCCGAATGGTATACAAGAAAGACATAGAAGAACTCAACCGAACTATGGCTCAAAGTAGCAACACCAGcatcattccttataaggacttgGATGTTCTCCATCATAATTTCGACAATTCAACAGTGGTAGTGGAAGGTGAAAAAGCAAAGCGAATTTGTGTCGATTACGAAGGTGCTAGACCTAATGGAGAAGGAAGCTCTAATGATGCGCCACACTCAAAAAGGATTGAAAGGCTCCATGGTGACTCTGATTGTGAGGAATACTTCGAATGTGGTGAGGAGATCAATGATTAG